One segment of Streptomyces sp. NBC_00576 DNA contains the following:
- a CDS encoding serine/threonine-protein kinase — translation MAPQHNTGAGPEAELPEYAGHYRLESCLGSGGMGVVHRARSGSGMTLAVKVVHAEFSKDPEFRGRFRQEVAAARRVSGAFTAPVVDADPEAERPWMATLFIPGPTLSEEVKRNGPMAPAQLRRIMAGLAEALRDIHRVGVVHRDLKPSNVLLAEDGPKVIDFGISRPKDSELRTETGKLIGTPPFMAPEQFRRPREVGPAADVFALGSVMVHAATGRGPFDSDSPYVVAYQVVHDEPDLTGVPENLAPLIVRCLAKEPEDRPTPDELMRELRSVAASYDTQAFIPEQRSGDTPPSGPPADAPEQRRGTGLRKRSAVLAAGAVGLIVIGAFASIRLTGGDRPASPGASPTTSATTTTTGFAPWAAKPVSEGAGAPQCSYGAGKLFCAQPGEIYALSPSDGTLLWRRSVSRALRSEPPVVSGGLVQISTDEEQRVKALDPTSGKTRWQRDLPAHEGMGYAGGMLLLSHSDGSITGVDSASDVIKWNRRVPGQRSPFIASFAGDPLMYATTRSDDASSTRVSAIDPATGDVRWAARLEGGLQPVGSSGGSVFFLSLDNVYGATEAVVRYTPRSKESRRVALPIARDGVHAGVHGNRVYVLATGGSLEAFDLGTRRQLWQLETSVPRGSTPVADGDHVYVTAPDGRLLAVSADDGTLLGQTPARLGANSDRVTASLPDPVIAENHVYATAPDGTVFAVPAHNRS, via the coding sequence ATGGCGCCACAGCACAACACCGGAGCGGGCCCGGAAGCGGAACTTCCCGAGTACGCCGGTCACTACCGTCTGGAGTCATGTCTGGGGTCCGGCGGCATGGGCGTCGTGCATCGCGCCCGGAGCGGCTCGGGGATGACGCTCGCGGTGAAAGTCGTACATGCCGAGTTCTCCAAGGACCCTGAGTTCAGGGGGCGTTTCCGGCAGGAGGTCGCTGCGGCGCGGCGGGTCAGCGGTGCCTTCACCGCGCCGGTCGTCGATGCCGATCCGGAGGCCGAACGGCCCTGGATGGCCACGCTGTTCATTCCCGGGCCGACCCTCTCCGAAGAGGTGAAGCGGAACGGCCCCATGGCTCCTGCCCAGTTGCGCCGGATCATGGCCGGACTGGCCGAGGCGCTGCGCGACATTCACCGGGTCGGCGTCGTGCACCGGGACCTCAAGCCGAGCAATGTGCTGCTCGCCGAGGACGGGCCGAAGGTCATCGACTTCGGTATTTCTCGGCCAAAGGACAGCGAACTGCGCACCGAGACCGGGAAGTTGATCGGGACACCTCCCTTCATGGCACCCGAGCAGTTCCGACGGCCTCGGGAGGTCGGGCCCGCCGCCGATGTCTTCGCGCTCGGGTCCGTGATGGTGCACGCGGCCACGGGGCGCGGGCCGTTCGACTCGGACAGCCCGTATGTCGTGGCCTACCAGGTCGTCCATGACGAGCCCGATCTGACCGGCGTGCCGGAGAACCTCGCTCCGCTCATCGTGCGGTGCCTCGCCAAGGAACCCGAGGACCGGCCCACGCCGGACGAGTTGATGCGGGAGCTGCGGTCGGTCGCGGCCTCGTACGACACGCAGGCGTTCATACCGGAGCAGCGGTCGGGTGACACGCCGCCGTCCGGGCCGCCTGCCGACGCGCCCGAACAACGGCGCGGGACAGGCCTCCGCAAGCGGTCGGCGGTGCTGGCGGCCGGGGCGGTCGGTCTGATCGTGATCGGCGCCTTCGCCTCGATCCGGTTGACCGGTGGAGACCGTCCGGCATCACCCGGCGCGAGCCCCACGACCTCGGCCACGACCACGACCACCGGGTTCGCCCCATGGGCGGCGAAGCCGGTCTCCGAAGGCGCGGGCGCCCCCCAGTGTTCCTACGGCGCGGGAAAGCTGTTCTGCGCCCAGCCCGGCGAGATCTACGCGCTCTCCCCCTCCGACGGCACCCTCCTGTGGCGCCGCTCCGTCTCCAGGGCCCTCAGAAGCGAACCCCCCGTTGTCTCGGGTGGGCTGGTGCAGATCAGCACGGACGAGGAGCAGCGGGTGAAGGCGCTCGATCCCACGTCGGGAAAGACCCGCTGGCAGCGGGACCTGCCCGCGCACGAAGGCATGGGCTACGCCGGCGGCATGCTCCTGCTCTCCCACTCCGACGGAAGCATCACCGGTGTGGACAGTGCGTCGGACGTCATCAAGTGGAACCGTCGGGTGCCGGGCCAAAGGTCCCCGTTCATCGCCTCGTTCGCCGGCGATCCGCTGATGTACGCGACGACGAGGTCCGACGACGCGTCGAGTACGCGGGTCTCCGCGATCGATCCGGCCACCGGTGACGTGCGCTGGGCGGCCAGGCTGGAGGGAGGGCTCCAGCCTGTCGGCTCCAGCGGCGGGTCCGTCTTCTTCCTTTCCCTCGACAACGTCTACGGCGCCACGGAGGCGGTGGTCCGCTACACCCCGCGCTCCAAGGAGTCACGCCGCGTGGCGCTGCCCATCGCACGTGACGGCGTCCACGCCGGCGTCCACGGGAACCGCGTCTACGTCCTGGCCACGGGTGGTTCGCTGGAGGCGTTCGATCTGGGAACGCGCAGGCAACTGTGGCAGCTCGAGACGTCCGTGCCTCGCGGATCGACACCGGTCGCGGACGGAGACCACGTGTACGTCACCGCCCCTGACGGACGACTGCTCGCCGTGTCCGCCGACGACGGCACACTGCTCGGCCAGACACCGGCGCGACTCGGCGCGAACTCCGACCGGGTCACAGCCTCGCTGCCCGACCCTGTCATCGCCGAGAACCACGTCTACGCCACAGCCCCCGACGGCACGGTGTTCGCCGTACCCGCCCACAACCGTTCCTAA
- a CDS encoding SH3 domain-containing protein codes for MSVERVEEVDGSAEQEAVTMAATASATVRYYAVAPGFRLNVRSGPSTTYHVVRVLSEGASVPIWCQTPGQSVAGPYGTSNIWDNIDDGQYVSDAYVHTGSDGYVASRCA; via the coding sequence ATGTCTGTTGAACGTGTTGAAGAGGTTGACGGCAGCGCGGAGCAGGAGGCCGTCACCATGGCGGCCACCGCGAGTGCGACCGTGCGCTACTACGCGGTCGCCCCAGGGTTCCGCCTCAACGTCCGCAGCGGCCCCAGCACCACGTACCACGTCGTCCGCGTTCTGTCCGAGGGGGCCAGCGTCCCGATCTGGTGCCAGACGCCGGGCCAGTCGGTCGCGGGCCCGTACGGCACGTCGAACATCTGGGACAACATCGACGACGGCCAGTACGTCTCGGACGCCTACGTCCACACCGGCAGCGACGGCTACGTCGCCTCACGCTGCGCCTGA
- a CDS encoding EamA/RhaT family transporter → MSDEHDIRETPAGSAPGPRPEPIRFFGTTWVDHGNGYPARRIAAATGSLAAVVVACLVLRFAYQGLRIAEIGNFVTLLMVVMFAICGALAFRHTWDGFTKRPDPDRQASLHGLLAIGFVGSLLAYFFRSLTEAPGEKLHREEYDAAVERYEKRSTRRTGNPSKKRRRS, encoded by the coding sequence GTGAGCGACGAACACGACATCCGGGAAACACCCGCGGGCTCCGCACCCGGCCCCCGCCCAGAGCCCATCCGCTTCTTCGGCACGACCTGGGTCGACCACGGCAACGGCTACCCGGCCCGCCGCATCGCCGCGGCCACCGGCTCGCTCGCGGCCGTCGTCGTCGCCTGTCTCGTCCTCCGCTTCGCCTACCAAGGCCTCCGGATCGCGGAAATCGGCAACTTCGTCACCCTCCTCATGGTCGTGATGTTCGCGATCTGCGGCGCCCTCGCCTTCCGCCACACCTGGGACGGCTTCACCAAGCGCCCCGACCCCGACCGTCAGGCCTCTCTCCACGGCCTGCTGGCCATCGGCTTCGTCGGCTCCCTCCTCGCCTACTTCTTTCGCTCCCTCACCGAGGCCCCCGGCGAGAAACTCCACCGCGAGGAGTACGACGCCGCCGTCGAGCGGTACGAGAAGCGCTCCACCCGTCGCACCGGCAACCCGTCGAAGAAGCGCCGCCGCTCCTAG
- a CDS encoding ABC transporter ATP-binding protein, producing MMNYSSGPPDTGTATTGAPAVQAEALAVVRGTRKVLRGLDFTVPRGRITGLLGPSGCGKSTLMRAIVGTQAKVTGTLEVLGHPAGHAALRTRIGYVTQAPSVYDDLTVRQNLAYFAAILDPGRAAADRRHENVTRAIVDVDLTTRADALAGNLSGGQRSRVSLAVALLGTPELLVLDEPTVGLDPVLRRDLWALFHTIAATRGATLLISSHVMDEAERCHRLLLMRDGELLADDTPDALRTRTATETVEEAFLHLVDEAKKSPTKKEKKEQTQ from the coding sequence ATGATGAATTACTCTTCCGGTCCACCCGACACCGGAACAGCGACCACCGGCGCCCCCGCCGTCCAAGCCGAAGCCCTCGCCGTCGTACGAGGCACCCGCAAAGTCCTGCGCGGCCTCGACTTCACCGTCCCGCGGGGCCGGATCACCGGCCTGCTCGGCCCCTCGGGATGCGGAAAGTCGACGCTCATGCGGGCGATCGTCGGCACCCAGGCCAAGGTCACCGGAACCCTGGAGGTCCTAGGCCACCCCGCCGGCCACGCAGCCCTCCGCACCCGCATCGGCTACGTGACCCAGGCACCCTCGGTCTACGACGACCTGACGGTCCGCCAGAACCTGGCCTACTTCGCGGCGATCCTCGACCCCGGCCGCGCAGCCGCGGACCGCCGCCACGAGAACGTCACCCGCGCCATCGTCGACGTGGATCTCACCACCCGCGCCGACGCCCTCGCGGGCAACCTCTCCGGCGGCCAGCGCAGCCGCGTCTCCTTGGCGGTGGCCCTCCTCGGCACTCCCGAACTCCTGGTCCTGGACGAACCGACGGTGGGCCTGGACCCCGTCCTTCGCCGCGACCTGTGGGCCCTCTTCCACACCATCGCGGCGACCCGGGGAGCGACGCTCCTCATCTCCTCCCACGTCATGGACGAGGCCGAACGCTGCCACCGCCTCCTCCTCATGCGCGACGGCGAACTCCTCGCCGACGACACCCCGGACGCCCTCCGCACCCGCACAGCGACGGAGACAGTGGAAGAAGCGTTCCTGCACTTGGTGGACGAGGCGAAGAAGTCGCCGACAAAGAAGGAAAAGAAGGAGCAGACCCAATGA
- a CDS encoding ABC transporter permease produces MTTPTPTTTPTGTPTTALNASRTTATAIRVLAQLRHDPRTIAMLIVLPSLLLLLLRYVFDGSPRTFDGIGASLLGIFPLITMFLVTSIATLRERTSGTLERLLAMPLGKGDLIAGYALAFGILAIIQSALATGLAVWLLGLDVTGSPWLLLLVALLDALLGTALGLFVSAFASSEFQAVQFMPAVIFPQLLLCGLFTARSNMHPVLEAISDVLPMSYAVDGMNEVLTHTDITATFVRDTLIVATCALLVLTLGAATLRRRTP; encoded by the coding sequence ATGACCACGCCCACGCCCACGACCACACCCACGGGCACCCCCACAACCGCCCTGAACGCCTCCCGAACGACAGCCACCGCGATCCGGGTCCTGGCACAACTCCGTCACGACCCGCGCACCATCGCGATGCTGATCGTGCTCCCGAGCCTGCTGCTGCTCCTGCTCCGCTACGTCTTCGACGGCAGCCCACGCACGTTCGACGGCATCGGGGCGTCCCTCCTCGGGATCTTCCCCCTCATCACGATGTTCCTGGTGACCTCGATCGCCACCCTCCGCGAACGAACCTCAGGCACCCTCGAACGCCTCCTCGCCATGCCCCTCGGCAAAGGCGACCTCATCGCCGGTTACGCCCTGGCATTCGGAATCCTCGCGATCATCCAGTCGGCCCTCGCCACCGGACTGGCCGTCTGGCTCCTCGGCCTGGACGTGACGGGTTCCCCCTGGCTGCTCCTCCTGGTGGCCTTGCTCGACGCCCTGCTGGGCACCGCTCTCGGCCTCTTCGTCTCGGCCTTCGCGTCGTCCGAGTTCCAGGCGGTCCAGTTCATGCCGGCGGTGATCTTCCCTCAACTCCTCCTCTGCGGCCTCTTCACCGCCCGCTCCAACATGCACCCGGTCCTCGAAGCGATCTCGGACGTCCTCCCCATGTCCTACGCGGTGGATGGCATGAACGAGGTCCTCACCCACACAGACATCACAGCCACCTTCGTACGAGACACCCTGATCGTCGCGACCTGCGCCCTATTGGTCCTGACCCTGGGCGCGGCAACCCTCCGCCGCCGAACCCCATGA
- the proC gene encoding pyrroline-5-carboxylate reductase: protein MTQKVAVLGTGKIGEALLSGMIRAGWDPADLLVTARRPERAEELRTRYGVTPVTNPEAAKTADTLILTVKPQDMGTLLDDLAAHVPADRLIISGAAGITTTSIEARLATGTPVVRVMTNTPALVDEAMSVISAGSHATAEHLAHAEEIFGAVGKTLSVPESQQDACTALSGSGPAYFFYLVEAMTDAGILLGLPRDKAHDLIVQSAIGAAVMLRDSGEHPVKLRENVTSPAGTTISAIRELENHGVRAALIAALEAARDRSRALASGNNN, encoded by the coding sequence ATGACCCAGAAAGTCGCAGTCCTCGGCACCGGAAAAATCGGCGAAGCCCTGCTCAGCGGAATGATCCGAGCCGGCTGGGACCCCGCCGATCTCCTGGTCACCGCCCGCCGCCCGGAACGAGCCGAAGAACTCCGCACCCGCTACGGAGTGACCCCGGTCACCAACCCAGAGGCAGCGAAGACCGCCGACACCCTGATCCTCACGGTCAAGCCGCAGGACATGGGTACCCTCCTCGACGACCTCGCCGCCCATGTCCCCGCTGACCGCCTGATCATCAGCGGAGCCGCGGGCATCACCACCACCTCCATCGAGGCCCGCCTCGCCACCGGCACCCCGGTCGTCCGCGTCATGACGAACACCCCGGCCCTTGTCGACGAGGCCATGTCCGTCATCTCCGCCGGCAGCCACGCCACCGCCGAACACCTCGCGCACGCCGAGGAGATCTTCGGCGCCGTCGGCAAGACGCTCAGCGTCCCCGAGTCCCAGCAGGACGCCTGCACGGCACTCTCCGGCTCCGGCCCGGCGTACTTCTTCTACCTGGTCGAGGCCATGACGGACGCCGGTATTCTCCTCGGCCTGCCCCGCGACAAGGCCCACGACCTGATCGTCCAGTCCGCGATCGGCGCCGCCGTGATGCTCCGCGACAGCGGAGAACACCCGGTCAAGCTCCGGGAGAACGTCACGTCCCCCGCAGGCACCACGATCAGCGCCATCCGCGAACTCGAAAACCACGGCGTACGGGCCGCCCTCATCGCCGCCCTCGAAGCCGCCCGAGACCGCAGCCGAGCCCTGGCCTCAGGCAACAACAACTGA
- the trpS gene encoding tryptophan--tRNA ligase, with translation MTRVFSGVKPTGHLTLGNYLGAMRRWAAVDQHRADSLFCIVDLHALTVDHDPARVRRLSRQAATLLLASGLDPELCTVFVQSHVDEHTRLSYVLECVASDGEMRRMIQYREKAARERARGGSVRLSLLTYPVLMAADILAYGADEVPVGDDQTQHVELTRDLAVRFNQRYGHTFVVPRATRPAVGARVMNLQEPTSKMGKSEDVGPGIVYLLDEPDVVRKKVMRAVTDSGQDVVYDPEERPGVANLLEILAACTGGDPAELSGAYESYGDVKRDTAEAVVELLKPVRERHRELCADPVFVEGVLRDGAERARAMARPTVDAAYRAIGLLPAASGAEAVSGPEAVVNTAR, from the coding sequence ATGACGCGGGTCTTCAGCGGGGTCAAGCCGACCGGACATCTGACACTGGGGAACTACCTGGGGGCCATGCGGCGGTGGGCCGCGGTGGACCAGCACCGGGCGGACTCCCTGTTCTGCATCGTTGATCTGCACGCGCTGACTGTGGACCACGATCCCGCGCGCGTGCGGCGACTCAGCCGACAGGCGGCCACACTGCTGCTGGCCTCGGGCCTCGATCCGGAGTTGTGCACCGTCTTCGTACAGAGTCATGTGGACGAGCACACTCGGCTGTCGTACGTGCTGGAGTGCGTCGCCTCCGACGGGGAGATGCGGCGGATGATCCAGTACCGGGAGAAGGCGGCACGGGAGCGGGCGCGGGGTGGGAGTGTGCGGCTGTCGTTGCTGACGTATCCCGTGCTGATGGCGGCGGACATCCTGGCGTACGGGGCCGATGAGGTTCCGGTCGGGGACGATCAGACGCAGCACGTCGAGCTGACCCGGGATCTGGCGGTGCGGTTCAACCAGCGGTACGGGCATACGTTCGTGGTGCCGCGGGCCACGCGTCCGGCGGTGGGTGCGCGGGTCATGAATCTTCAGGAGCCGACGTCGAAGATGGGTAAGAGTGAGGACGTCGGGCCGGGGATCGTCTATCTGCTCGATGAGCCCGATGTGGTGCGGAAGAAGGTCATGCGGGCCGTGACCGACAGCGGGCAGGATGTCGTGTACGACCCGGAGGAGCGGCCCGGGGTCGCGAATCTGCTGGAGATTCTGGCGGCTTGCACGGGTGGGGATCCGGCAGAGCTGAGTGGTGCGTATGAGTCGTACGGCGATGTGAAGAGGGACACCGCGGAGGCCGTGGTCGAGCTGCTCAAGCCCGTGCGGGAAAGGCACAGGGAGTTGTGCGCGGATCCTGTGTTTGTGGAGGGGGTGCTCCGGGACGGGGCCGAGAGAGCGCGGGCGATGGCCCGGCCGACCGTTGATGCCGCCTATCGCGCGATCGGGCTGCTGCCTGCGGCTTCCGGGGCCGAAGCCGTATCTGGGCCCGAGGCCGTGGTGAACACGGCCCGGTAG
- a CDS encoding HAD family hydrolase has product MRYDLVIFDNDGVLVDSESISNTLLAAYLTELGHPTSYEDSLRDYMGSAMHRVHDLVEERSGRRLPDDFDDVFHARVFAAFERELKPVAGVVDVLEKLVADGVPYCVASSGSHERIRVGHRSTGLERWFDGGRVFSAQDVGRGKPAPDLFLYAAERMGVATGRCVVVEDSPLGVRAAVAAGMDVLGFTAMTPAERLVGATQLFGSMGELAELVV; this is encoded by the coding sequence ATGCGCTATGACCTCGTCATCTTCGACAACGACGGTGTTCTCGTCGACAGTGAGTCGATCTCCAATACACTTCTGGCCGCCTACCTCACCGAACTCGGGCATCCGACCTCGTACGAGGACTCCCTTCGCGACTACATGGGGTCCGCCATGCACCGCGTGCACGATCTGGTGGAGGAGAGGAGTGGGCGGCGGTTGCCGGACGATTTCGATGACGTCTTCCATGCCCGGGTGTTCGCTGCTTTCGAGCGGGAGTTGAAGCCGGTGGCCGGTGTGGTCGACGTACTGGAGAAGCTGGTTGCTGACGGAGTGCCGTACTGCGTGGCTTCCTCCGGGAGTCATGAGCGGATCCGGGTGGGGCATCGGAGTACCGGGCTCGAGCGGTGGTTCGACGGTGGGCGGGTTTTCAGTGCGCAGGATGTGGGGCGGGGGAAGCCGGCGCCCGATCTGTTTCTTTATGCGGCGGAGCGGATGGGGGTGGCGACTGGCAGGTGTGTGGTGGTGGAGGACAGTCCGTTGGGGGTGCGGGCCGCTGTTGCGGCCGGGATGGATGTGCTCGGGTTCACTGCCATGACTCCTGCCGAGCGGCTGGTCGGGGCCACTCAACTCTTCGGCAGCATGGGTGAGTTGGCTGAGCTGGTTGTTTGA